TAGTGCTTTAGGTCCGTCATCACGGTCTCCTTCCAGTTGGCGAGTTCGTACGGAACTGTGCACTCCCACACGGTGAAACGGGGTTTCATTTTCTCACTATGAGCACTAACGAAAGAGTGATGGAGGCGAGTGAATCGCTCCAGAATCACTGGAAAGCTATCGTCGCGAAGTACCATAGACCCAGCAAAATGCGCAGTACCTGGCAACTCATCAACACCATCGTGCCGTACATTGGTCTTTGGATTCTGATGTATCTGTCTCTTGATGTGTCCTATTTACTGACGCTGGCGCTCGCGCTACCGACGGCGGGTTTCCTGGTGCGAATCTTCATTATTTCGCACGACTGCGGCCATGGTTCGTATTTCAAGTCGACCCTCGCAAATAACATCGTGGGCAGTATCACGGGATTTTTGTGCTGGACACCCTATTACTTCTGGAAGCACGATCATGCCCTGCATCACGCCGGCGCGGGTAACCTCGACAAGCGTGGCCACGGGGACATTTGGACGATGACCGTCAAGGAATACATGGCGGCTCCCTGGCGCAAACGCCTTATCTATCGAATCTACCGAAGCCCATTTCTTCTATTTGGAATTGGCAGTTTTTACCTGTTCGTTGTTGAGTATCGCATCCCTCGCCGAAAGGGTACCGCCCGCGACCGTCGTAGCGTGTGGCGCATGAACATCGCGCTCGGCCTGTTCGTCGCGGCTATGTGCCTGACGATCGGGTGGAAGGCCTTCTTGTTGGTACAAGTCCCCGTCTTCTTCATCGCGGCGGCGGCCGGAACGTGGTTGTTCTACGTGCAGCACCAGTTTGAAGACGTCTATTGGGCGAAAGGCGAAGAATGGGACTTCGTCGCCGGGTCGCTGCAGGGAAGTTCGTACTATCGGTTGCCCAAAGTCCTGCAATGGTTCACGGGCAACATCGGCTTCCACCACATTCATCATTTGAGCGCGAAGATCCCGAACTATTTCCTCGAAGAGTGTCACCGGGACAACGAGATCTTTCAGAAATCGCCGCAGATCTCCCTGTGGTCCAGCCTGAAGTGCATGAACTACCGGCTGTGGGACGACGAATCGAAGAAGCTCCTGACCTTCCGCGATTTCAAGCGCATGAAGAAGTCACGCGCTGCTTGATCCGCTCGATCTGCGCGAGGTGGCTGAGGTCGTGCGCCGCGTAAATCCGGGCAGACTGCCGGAGGGTTTCTTTACCGCGCATTGAATGGGTGTAGGAGGCATTCCATTCTGCTTCCGACAGACCCTGCAAGAAGCGCAGATTGATCTCCCGAACCGCATTGAACTGTGCGAGCGCGGCTGCAAGGTCGGCCTCGACGTACCGAAGCCGTGTTGACCATGCATCAGCGTTAATTGCGGACATGGCGGAGTTGGGTTCCGCAAGAATACACCGAAAACGCACGGCAAAGACCAATTCTGCGTCGCCTAAGTGTTTCACCACCTCGATAACCGACCACTTCCCCGGCGCTTCAGGTGTGCGGAGCGCCGCATCGTCAAGTCCGGCACATGCCGCCCCAAGCGCTGCACCGGTGCATTTCATGACTTCAAGTGGGTCACGGTCACCTAACAGTGCAAGCATGCTTTCGATGACCTGAGCAGGCGTTGGCTTGGGCATTGCGGCATCAGAGCTCATGTCGGTTCTCCTTCTGGTTGGTCTTACCGTAACATTCTGGCATGCGCATCTATCCCGCAATTTGCGCCGGAGCAAATTGCTCACGTGCGAGACGTTGCAGTTGCGCCATGAGGAGTCCGGACTATCCGGGGTTACCCTCGGCAAGATGCTTCAAGCGCGACACATTCGATTGAACCTGCTTCTCATTGCCTGACTTGATCATCGGGGACATCAACTTCGTCATGAAGTTCTTGAGGGTAATCGCGATGCTGTGCGTGACGAGACAACCACCCGAGTCCGGCGCGCAGTCGAATGCGACTACGACGTCAAACATCGAATCGGTGAACTTCATCTCAAGACGCGAACCTTGTTCATAGTCCGTGATGACTCCAGTCATCTCGCCTTCGTGCCCGCCCTGTTTGTGCCTGTAGTGCAGGGTGGCTCCGGCTGAGCGAGGCCCACCGGAGGTCTGACGCAACTCCACGCACGATTCCATCCATGCCGGATATCTGGAGAAATCGTCTATGAACGCAAAGACTTCTGCCGCAGGTTTGGTAATCAAGACGGAGGATTCGCATCGGATCATGTCAGACACCTCACACCAGAAGGAATAGGTTGACTGCGCCCAAGACCGCTAAGAACCGTCGGCTATTCTATAACTGTGGGGAGGCGTTTACCAGACCAATTCCATTAATAAGAGAGAGTTCGCTGCACTTGGCGGCGTCCGGGGATGTGGATCGGGTGTCTGGTCGGACCAATGCGACGTGGGTTCGTCTCGCGAAACGAGGGACTTGCGGAGTGAGGGAATCTATGAATGACTGAAATCCCCTCAAGGCTTGGTCTGTCAGGGTAGGAGGCTATTCCCAATCATCTATCTGAAGGCCATCTACACGAGAGAATTCTCGCGAGTTGTGTGTGACAAGGGTTAGATTGTGAGCCATTGCCGTCGCAGCTATAAGGATGTCGTTGGGGCCAATGGGGCGCCCACGAGTCGCGAGAGTGGACCGTATTATAGAGGCAAATTCAGCACATCTGTCGTCAAAGGGCAACGAGATAAAAGCAGCGAAAAAGCGCCCGAGTATTGCAAGGTTCTCTGTAGAACGGTCACTATGCCTTGCTCCATAGAGGAGCTCAGCTTTGACAATTGAGCACAGCCTTATTACAGACGAGTCTTCCGACTGAAGACGAGTCACCAGTACTCTGGACGAGTTGTTGAGGATGCGAATGCATGCATTGGTATCAAGCAGATACATCTAGAAAACATCACGCTCTTCAAATCTTCCCTGACTGGGGCGTCTCAGAGGTTTTCCTTTCCAACCGCCGACCACTTCTTCAAAGAAGCCCGCAGGCCACCCTCCACCTATCTCTCGACAGACGACAGTGGCGAGGTAGCGTGAAGTAGACATTCCCGAAGCCTTCGCTTTAGCTTGGAGTTGCTTGGCCACGGCGTCTGGAACATATAGGTGAAGTTGAGGCACTGTATGATGCTCCGTGCGGAAGTGACTATGTGCTATATGTGAATATAGCCGATATTTGCACTTGTGTCAAGGTGCGTAGCCGTGCATTACTCCGTCGATTCAACCGAATGTGCAGCTATGAGAGGAGGCTGTCGTGCGCAAATTCAGCGAGGCAAATGCAGAGCGCTTCTGTCTGAATTCGATTCCGATTTGTGGACGAAGTGGAAGAAATCGAGGTTAAGTGGTCTCGCGTCGAGGGGAACAAACACTTCAGAAGAGAAATACCGCCCCCAATCAACTCAATGCGCCGCTGCCTTGAACGCCTCCACGGCCCTATCCAGCCCGGTATCGTCCACGTCGAGATGAAAGACTACGCGGATGCGTGTCGGGGAGGTGGGGAGCACAAAGACGTCGCGTTCGATGATGGGGCCGAGGAATTGAT
The nucleotide sequence above comes from Candidatus Hydrogenedentota bacterium. Encoded proteins:
- a CDS encoding SRPBCC family protein — encoded protein: MIRCESSVLITKPAAEVFAFIDDFSRYPAWMESCVELRQTSGGPRSAGATLHYRHKQGGHEGEMTGVITDYEQGSRLEMKFTDSMFDVVVAFDCAPDSGGCLVTHSIAITLKNFMTKLMSPMIKSGNEKQVQSNVSRLKHLAEGNPG
- a CDS encoding DinB family protein, coding for MSSDAAMPKPTPAQVIESMLALLGDRDPLEVMKCTGAALGAACAGLDDAALRTPEAPGKWSVIEVVKHLGDAELVFAVRFRCILAEPNSAMSAINADAWSTRLRYVEADLAAALAQFNAVREINLRFLQGLSEAEWNASYTHSMRGKETLRQSARIYAAHDLSHLAQIERIKQRVTSSCA
- a CDS encoding type II toxin-antitoxin system VapC family toxin; this translates as MYLLDTNACIRILNNSSRVLVTRLQSEDSSVIRLCSIVKAELLYGARHSDRSTENLAILGRFFAAFISLPFDDRCAEFASIIRSTLATRGRPIGPNDILIAATAMAHNLTLVTHNSREFSRVDGLQIDDWE
- a CDS encoding fatty acid desaturase, coding for MEASESLQNHWKAIVAKYHRPSKMRSTWQLINTIVPYIGLWILMYLSLDVSYLLTLALALPTAGFLVRIFIISHDCGHGSYFKSTLANNIVGSITGFLCWTPYYFWKHDHALHHAGAGNLDKRGHGDIWTMTVKEYMAAPWRKRLIYRIYRSPFLLFGIGSFYLFVVEYRIPRRKGTARDRRSVWRMNIALGLFVAAMCLTIGWKAFLLVQVPVFFIAAAAGTWLFYVQHQFEDVYWAKGEEWDFVAGSLQGSSYYRLPKVLQWFTGNIGFHHIHHLSAKIPNYFLEECHRDNEIFQKSPQISLWSSLKCMNYRLWDDESKKLLTFRDFKRMKKSRAA